DNA sequence from the bacterium genome:
TCAGCAAATCCACCTTTATAATAATAACCAATTGCCTTTGTATCAGGACATAAATTATAAAAACCTTCTTTGCAAATCTTACACTTTCCACAACCAATTGAAGTAACAACTGTAACCTTATCACCAACTTTTATTTCAGGATAACCAACATTTTTCCCTATTTCTGCAACTATACCTGTTATTTCATGTCCTATTATGGCAGGTGGTATTACTTTTTTATGCCCTGAATAAAAAATCCTTACATCAGTTCCACATATAGCACAATAGGAAACTTTTATCTTTATTTCATTTTCCTTACATACAGGTTCTTCTACATTTTCAACCCTTATATCCTCAATCCCATAAAAAACCGCTGCTTTCATTTTTTTCTCCTTTCATTTTTTCTCAACTTTTATTTTTTCTCCACTTTTTACATTTTCAAGTATTTTTAGGTCTGATTTTATTTTTCCTATTATCTCAACAGAACTTGCTGGAATTATTTTATCTCCTTTACTTATTGGAGTTGGACCAAAAAATAAACACATACATTTCCCATCAGGCCAGTATCCTATATCTCCTTTTTCAACTTCATTTTTTGGGTTTTTAATTTCAGAAGATACAGGAATTTCAAAATATATCTCTTTACCCCATAATCTTGCTTTTGAAGAAAAAGGAAGTGCATCAATTATTTTTTTCCCAAGTTCTGTTTCAAAAATTTCACATTCAATTTCTTCTCTTTCAAACTTAATTTTTACTTCCATACCTTCCTCCTTTTATTTTTATTTTAACATTTTTTTGTGATATGATATAAAAACCAAAAAAGGAGAAAAAATGGTAAAAATAGGAATAATAGGTTGTGGTGGAATGGGAAGGTATCACGCAAATATTTTAAAGAAATTTGAAGATGTCAAAATTATTTCTGCTTCTGATGTAAATTTAGATACTTTGAATTCTTTTAAAAATGAGTTTGGAGTTGAAGAAATATATGATGATTTTAATGATTTAATTAAAAAGTCAGATGTTAATGCAATAATCTGTGCCACTCCAACAAATCTACATTATAAAATAGTTGTAAAAGCAGCAAAAGCAAAAAAACATATATTCTGTGAAAAACCAATATCTGTAACTTTAAAACAGGCAGAAAAAATGATTGAAGAATGTGAAAAAAATAAAGTAATTCTTCAGATTGGATATGTGAGGAGATTTGATGATGAGTGGTTAAAATTTAAAGAATTGATGGATAAAAAAATTATTGGAAGACCAGTTGTATGGCATCAGATATCAGGTGGTTATGGTCCTTCACCTGAATGGTTTTATGATATTAAAAATGGGATGGGTCCTTTTGTTGATGGAGCTGTTCATTCTTACGATTTTGCTATTTTTACATTTGGAAAGGTTAAGAAAGTAAAAAGTTCATTAACAAAATTTAAAAAATTTACCTCTCCTGACACTGGTATTGTTTCTGTTGAATTTGAAAGCGGAGATATTCTTGTTTTATGCTGGAGTTGGGGACTTCCTAAAAATACTACTTGCCAGCATATTCATCAGGCACTTGGACCTTATGGAGTTTTAATTTTTGATGGTTTCAGAGATGATAAAGGAAGATATTTTGTAATAAAAAAAGAAAATGAAGAGGAAAAAATAGGTCCAATTCCTTTAAATTCTCTTGGTATAGGATTTGAAAAGCAGATGGAACATTTTATTGATTGTGTAAAAAATAATAAAAAACCAATTGTAGATGGAATTGCTGGTTATGAATC
Encoded proteins:
- a CDS encoding cyclophilin-like fold protein translates to MEVKIKFEREEIECEIFETELGKKIIDALPFSSKARLWGKEIYFEIPVSSEIKNPKNEVEKGDIGYWPDGKCMCLFFGPTPISKGDKIIPASSVEIIGKIKSDLKILENVKSGEKIKVEKK
- a CDS encoding Gfo/Idh/MocA family oxidoreductase, with the translated sequence MVKIGIIGCGGMGRYHANILKKFEDVKIISASDVNLDTLNSFKNEFGVEEIYDDFNDLIKKSDVNAIICATPTNLHYKIVVKAAKAKKHIFCEKPISVTLKQAEKMIEECEKNKVILQIGYVRRFDDEWLKFKELMDKKIIGRPVVWHQISGGYGPSPEWFYDIKNGMGPFVDGAVHSYDFAIFTFGKVKKVKSSLTKFKKFTSPDTGIVSVEFESGDILVLCWSWGLPKNTTCQHIHQALGPYGVLIFDGFRDDKGRYFVIKKENEEEKIGPIPLNSLGIGFEKQMEHFIDCVKNNKKPIVDGIAGYES